In Anticarsia gemmatalis isolate Benzon Research Colony breed Stoneville strain chromosome 4, ilAntGemm2 primary, whole genome shotgun sequence, one DNA window encodes the following:
- the LOC142972637 gene encoding large ribosomal subunit protein bL21-like: MAMIRAGLQRLASVFNGAQAGILSRFATHLAPVENKSVSEATKEVIAECNQLIEKNASRSFAIVHLLGKQWRVTDGDLLVVEGYWPPNIGDEIRLDKVLLAGTKDFSLIGRPLVQPGLVNVTATVISKGLSHTRTHFKKKRRKQFMRINFVRVQQTMLRINSVDFVDTINAKAKNEF; encoded by the exons atggCTATGATAAGAGCGGGTCTGCAAAGACTTGCTAGCGTATTCAATGGCGCACAAG CGGGAATTCTATCAAGATTTGCGACCCACCTTGCACCAGTAGAGAACAAATCCGTCTCAGAAGCCACTAAAGAGGTAATAGCGGAATGCAACCAACTAATCGAGAAAAATGCCTCAAGAAGCTTTGCTATAGTACATTTATTGGGAAAACAGTGGAGAGTGACTGACGGAGACCTTTTAGTCGTCGAAGGATACTGGCCACCGAACATCGGTGACGAAATCAGACTAGATAAAGTACTTTTAGCGGGTACAAAGGACTTTTCCCTCATTGGACGGCCATTAGTTCAGCCCGGTTTGGTCAATGTGACGGCTACAGTCATCTCCAAAGGCCTATCACATACAAGAACCCATTTCAAAAAGAAGAGAAGGAAGCAGTTTATGAGAATCAATTTTGTAAGAGTCCAACAGACGATGCTGAGAATAAACTCAGTTGATTTTGTTGATACAATCAATGCAAAGGCAAAGAATGAGTTCTAG